The Firmicutes bacterium HGW-Firmicutes-1 sequence TAAAAAAACCTGGAATAAATACTTTTGAAATTGTGAAACAGTATGTAGATGAAATTGTAACAGTATCGGATGTAGATATTATGGATGCCTTTTTATTGCTATTAGAAAAAGAAAAGTTGATTGCTGAAAATGCAGGTGTACTTTCTTTGGCGGCGTTAAAGAAGCTTAATATAAAAGATAAAAATATAGTTTGCATAGTGAGTGGAGGAAATATTGATGTTGTAACGATATCAGAGCTTATTAATAGAGGCTTGGTGATACGTGGTAGAGTATTTTGCTTTTCGGTTGAGCTTACAGATAGGCCAGGTGAGCTTTTGAAAATTTCTACATTACTTGCTAATTTAAATGCAAATATAATAAAACTAGATCACAATCAATTTAAAACAATAGATCGTTTTAAACAAGTATTTCTTGAAGTGTCGCTTGAAACAAATGGACATAAACATATCCAAGAAATCAAAGATTCTCTGAAAGAAAATGGCTACGAACTTCAAGTAGTATATTAGAATGTGGAATAATTATATAAAAACTGCGGATACTAAAAGTGAAATATAACATTTAAGAGGTGGTTTTTATATGACAAAAATAAGATTAGCAGTAATTGGTACAGGGATGGCTTGGGAAAGACTTCATTTGCCAGCCCTAAAAGAATTAAGTGATTATTATGAAATAGTAGCACTATCTAATGACAATGAAGACAGGCTGGTACAAGCTGCAAATGAAATTGGCTTAACTACGGACCATATTTATACGAATTATCATGATATGCTAAAGGGAGAGGAGATTGATGTAGTTAACATCGCTGTCCCAATAGAAATGAACTATCTTGTTTCTGAAGAAGTTGCAAAAGCAGGGTTTAATATTATTTGTGAAAAACCGTTAGCACCTAGTTTAGACCAAGCAGAAGATTATCTGAAGCTACAGTCTAAATATGGTGTTAAAATATTAATAGCTGAAAATTTCCGTTATAATGAAGAGAATACGATAATTAGAGATCTCATTAATGATAATAAAATTGGAGATGTTCTATATTTTATTAAAAACAATGTTTCGAATTTTGAGGATGCAATGGTTAAGGATACATTTGCAGCAAAGGAATGGCGTCAACATCCTGAATTTAAAGGTGGAGTTATATTAGATGCAAGTGTACATGATATTGCAACCTTAGAGTTTATTTTCGGTGAAGTAGAATCTGTTTCTGCTTTTGGAGTTCCTTTAAAGGAAGATTATGCTCCCTATTCTGTAATCAACTCCATTATGTTATTTAAAAGTGGGCTAATAGGCACTTATAATTACTGTTTGAAAGGAAAAGAGCTACAATATCCTTTGGTTGGCTTTAGAATTTTTGGAACAGAGGGAACGATTTATTTGGAAGATCGTATGTGTGGAGCAATTAACGTAATGTATAAGAAAGACAATAAGCATGAAATATATAATTATACTCCAGATAGAGGCTACTATAATGAATTTAAGAATTTTTATGATGCGCTTACGGCTGATGTGGATGTTGCTGTTCCGCCTAATGTAGAAATTCAAGATGCTAGAATTGTCTTTACTATTTTGAAATCAGCTAATAAAAAGAAAGCATTAACAGTGGATTGATGTGTGATTAAGGAGTACTTTGGTGGAAAATAAATTATTTACTAGAATTCCAAATCATATTGGTATTATCCCTGATGGAAACAGAAGATGGGCGGAGTCTAAAAATTATGAAAAACAACAAGGCTATACTCATGGTATCATGCCTGGATTTGAAATTTATGAATTAATGCTCGAATTAGGAGTAAAAGAAGCAACCTTTTATGGTTTCACTATGGATAATACGAAAAGAGCAAAAGTACAGACACAAGCATTTGTAAAGGCTTGTGTCGATGCTGTGGAGATTCTTGCTAATCGAGATGCAAATTTACTAGTGATAGGGAATGAAGATTCTACAGTTTTTCCCAAAGAATTATTAAAATACGTTAACAAACGAGTGCTTTTCGGACAAGGATTAATGAATATTAATTTTTTAGTTAATTATGATTGGCAATGGGATTTAAGCCACGCATATCATTTAGACAATAATGAGAAAAAAAAGATAGATTTGTATTCTAGTATTGCTTCATCTGATATTTCAAGAGTTGATTTGATTATTAGATGGGGTGGCAGGAGAAGGCTTAGTGGGTTCTTACCGGTTCAATCAGTTTACTCGGATTTTTATGTTGTAGATGATTATTGGCCTGATTTTAAGAAAGAGCAGTTTTATGAAGCTTTGAAGTGGTACCAGACTTCGGATGCTACATTAGGTGGATAAGACTATAAATACAAGCACGTAAATAATTGTGCAACCATATTATGTAGTAAAACAATAAGATAGGTATTTCTCTATGTTCTATTTTCCTAGATCAACGGGGAGGAATTATGAAGATTATGATTCTACCGCGTGTATAAATCAGTATAATAAGATTAGACAAATGAATAATAAACAACCAAAGAATAGTTATCCAATGGATAATGATATACTATTTAATAATCAACCATTGAACGGACAGCCATTGGATAATCAACCATTGAACAATAGACGACCAATGGACAACAATCAACCATTAAACAATAGACGACCAATGGATAACGACCAACCGTTGAACAATGGGCGACCAATGGACAACAATCAACCATTGAACAATAGACGACCAATGGACAATAATCAACCATTGAACAATAGGCGACCAATGGACAACAATCAACCATTGAACAATAGACGACCAATGGACAACAATCAACCATTGAACAATAGGCGACCAATGGACAATAACCAGCCATTGAACAATAGACGACCAATGGACATTAACCAGCCATCAAATAATTTGCGTCCAATCAATGATTATAATGAACAAATAAATGATAATATTCCAATGGATTATTATGTGGATGATTATGATCCTTCTGAAATTAGAGAGGCTTTGGTGTTTATTAAAAATGCTGTTGAAGGTGAGAAAGAAGATGAGCTTTTTTATAATGATCTTATTGGATTAGCACCAGATCAAGAGCAAAAGGACATCATTGCATCTATTCGAGATGATGAGATTAAACATAATAGTTTTTTTAGTGAAATATATGAAGAGTTAACAGGAGAAGTAGTAAAGCCATTAGTAGATGTTCCTTACGAAAAACCAACATCATATATAGATGGTATCGAAAAAGCGCTTTTCGGGGAACTTGGAGCTGTTGAGAGATATAGAATGATCTATAATGCTATGCCAAATAAATATTTTAGAGATCTATTATTTGAAGTAATTACCGATGAACTAAAGCATGGATCAAAGTACAATTATTTATACACTATTAATTACAAGTAATTGTTAATCCAAATACGAAAGAGGAGATGTCTATGAAGGATAATTTTTTTAGAGAAATAATTTTTGGCGAGACATTAAATGGACAAAGCCAGGATAAAAATGATGATAATAAAGAACTTGAAGAAATAGAAGTTGAAGAAATTGAAGAGGTTGAAGAAAAAGAAATTCAAGAGATAGAAGAAACTGGTGAAAGTTCAGAATAATAAAAAGCCAATCCACCTTTGGGAAACC is a genomic window containing:
- a CDS encoding oxidoreductase — its product is MTKIRLAVIGTGMAWERLHLPALKELSDYYEIVALSNDNEDRLVQAANEIGLTTDHIYTNYHDMLKGEEIDVVNIAVPIEMNYLVSEEVAKAGFNIICEKPLAPSLDQAEDYLKLQSKYGVKILIAENFRYNEENTIIRDLINDNKIGDVLYFIKNNVSNFEDAMVKDTFAAKEWRQHPEFKGGVILDASVHDIATLEFIFGEVESVSAFGVPLKEDYAPYSVINSIMLFKSGLIGTYNYCLKGKELQYPLVGFRIFGTEGTIYLEDRMCGAINVMYKKDNKHEIYNYTPDRGYYNEFKNFYDALTADVDVAVPPNVEIQDARIVFTILKSANKKKALTVD
- a CDS encoding dihydroorotate dehydrogenase, with the protein product MENKLFTRIPNHIGIIPDGNRRWAESKNYEKQQGYTHGIMPGFEIYELMLELGVKEATFYGFTMDNTKRAKVQTQAFVKACVDAVEILANRDANLLVIGNEDSTVFPKELLKYVNKRVLFGQGLMNINFLVNYDWQWDLSHAYHLDNNEKKKIDLYSSIASSDISRVDLIIRWGGRRRLSGFLPVQSVYSDFYVVDDYWPDFKKEQFYEALKWYQTSDATLGG